The DNA window gtcaggagatcgagaccatcctggccaacatggtgaaaccccgtctctacaaaaaaaaaaaaaaatacaaaaaatagccgggcgtggtgacaggcgcctgtagtcccagctactcgggaggctgaggcacgaaaatgtcgtgaacccgggaggcggagcttgcagtgagctgagatggcaccactgcacttcaacctgggcaacagagcgaaactccgtctcaaaaaaaaaaaaagaaaaaagaaaaaagaaagaaagaaaaaaaggtgctAGGTACTGTAACTGTGAAATTGATATCATTATTCTATTTACAGCTAAGGAAAAGCTCTAAAGCTTATACAACTTGGCAAATGAAGGTCATACAGCCAGAAATGGTAGAACCCAGGTCTAACTCCAAAGTTCTGTGCTAATTACCTTACAAACTTTGTCTCTAATCTTCCACAATCCCAAAAAGTGTATTATTACATTTTGCGGTTGAGAAGGTTGAGGCTGGGAATGTTAAAACAcacaaggttacacagctagaaaGTATCCAAGCCAAGATTGTATCCCAGGTCTGTTGGACTCCACAGCAAGTGCTACATTCTGCTGCTGGGCAATGCGGGGATTACTGGGTGCCTTGAGCTCCCTAAGAGTCCTAACCCCACTTCTTCCTTTTTGACAGGCTCTGGCTGGGCTTTGACCTTTGCTCCGACCCTGGCCTGCCTGTCCTGTTATTTCTCTCGCCGTCGATCCCTGGCCACCGGGCTTGCCCTGACAGGCGTGGGCCTCTCCTCCTTCGCATTTGCCCCCTTTTTCCAGTGGCTCCTCAGCCACTACGCCTGGAGAGGGTCCCTACTGCTGGTGTCTGCCCTCTCCCTCCACCTGGTGGCCTGTGGTGCTCTCCTCCGCCCACCCTCCCTGGCTGAGGACCCTGCTGTGGGTGGTCCCAGGGCCCAACTCACCTCCCTCCTCcatcatggccccttcctccgtTACACTGTTGCCCTCACCCTGATCAACACTGGCTACTTCATTCCCTACCTCCACCTAGTGGCCCATCTCCAGGACCTGGATTGGGACCCACTACCTGCTGCCTTCCTACTCTCAGTTGCTGCTATTTCTGACCTCGTGGGGCGTGTGGTCTCTGGATGGCTGGGAGATGCAGTCCCAGGGCCTGTGACACGACTCCTGATGCTCTGGACCACCTTGACTGGGGTGTCACTAGCCCTGTTCCCTGTAGCCCGGGCTCCCACAGCCCTGGTGGCTCTGGCTGTGGCCTACGGCTTCACATCAGGGGCTCTGGCCCCACTGGCCTTCTCCGTACTGCCTGAACTAGTGGGGACTAAAAGGATTTACTGTGGCCTGGGACTACTGCAGATGATAGAGAGCATCGGGGGACTGCTGGGGCCTCCTCTGTCAGGTAAGTGGAATGGGGTTCCCAGGGGGTGAGGGCTGCCATGTTGCACAACTAGGGGAGGGTACTATTCTC is part of the Chlorocebus sabaeus isolate Y175 chromosome 16, mChlSab1.0.hap1, whole genome shotgun sequence genome and encodes:
- the SLC16A13 gene encoding monocarboxylate transporter 13; translated protein: MARRTEPPDGGWGWVVVLSAFFQSALVFGVLRSFGVFFVEFVAAFGEQAARVSWIASIGIAVQQFGSPVGSALSTKFGPRPVVMTGGILAALGMLLASFATSLTHLYLSIGLLSGSGWALTFAPTLACLSCYFSRRRSLATGLALTGVGLSSFAFAPFFQWLLSHYAWRGSLLLVSALSLHLVACGALLRPPSLAEDPAVGGPRAQLTSLLHHGPFLRYTVALTLINTGYFIPYLHLVAHLQDLDWDPLPAAFLLSVAAISDLVGRVVSGWLGDAVPGPVTRLLMLWTTLTGVSLALFPVARAPTALVALAVAYGFTSGALAPLAFSVLPELVGTKRIYCGLGLLQMIESIGGLLGPPLSGYLRDVTGNYTASFVVAGAFLLSGSGILLTLPHFFSCFSTTTSRPQDLVTEAPDIKVPLPKEGLEED